Proteins found in one Paenibacillus sp. FSL R10-2782 genomic segment:
- a CDS encoding EAL domain-containing protein, whose amino-acid sequence MNTRLEVKKTIGIGIAALVLFVLVQLFQVTLNKLYSHNAFFLLYPIAGFACAAICFSIFYHSWSVLLEHLSWQRLLIAPTFLVVGLLYLVHILSFSFVSLTDFVLSPGISLLLLYVNRVFTSIMLVVICSLPFRKARSGYKKTVLWTGISFTLLILGTIQIYGPYLPDLRIRHQLDNLGWMLNWVILFLLVSNFILGARKYFKYLPSEFGMLLMFRGIGLCIVSQLFYMSSWQMSDVNHLMGLLMNAVAFYDLLSGMVRLMVLIPYQEKKVAESEFNYIAYYDDITGLPNRRRLSQRLEQALRNPLKPDETVALLILNIDRFKTINDSLGHMAGNYLLYAVGERLEHFCREGEDVFSMGRDEFAFLLTGYQDIDAMKNRIDDMVKLFEQPFDINGEYYHVMVSMGIALYPLDATQGEQLIQHADTAVHNAKEQGVNIQRYTSVMQMRAQERLQLENDLRRGLENEEFSLVYQPRVHLQSGELTSLEALVRWNHPHRGMVMPGDFIPVAEESGLIVPLGEWVLREACSQNKRWQRAGYQLIPISVNLSMRQFQQKKLVDVIRGILACTGLEPCYLELEITESMTFDKDRAFEQLKKIKAIGVAISIDDFGTGYSSLHYLKNLPIDRLKIDRSFVNEVLVDSKNAAIVSTIASMAHHLKLKVTAEGVENEGQLQFLQAQDCHEGQGYYFSRPISAESFENLFLRKPMNWLTQDGV is encoded by the coding sequence ATGAATACACGGCTGGAAGTAAAGAAAACGATAGGCATCGGTATTGCTGCGCTAGTTCTGTTTGTCTTAGTTCAGTTATTTCAGGTAACTTTGAATAAGCTATACTCTCATAATGCTTTTTTCTTGCTATACCCCATTGCAGGATTCGCCTGTGCAGCGATCTGTTTCTCTATTTTTTATCATTCCTGGTCGGTTTTGCTGGAGCATTTATCCTGGCAGCGACTTCTCATCGCTCCTACATTTCTGGTGGTTGGTCTGCTTTATCTTGTTCATATCCTTTCGTTTAGCTTTGTTAGCCTGACGGACTTTGTTTTGTCTCCGGGTATTTCGCTGTTGCTTCTTTACGTGAATCGCGTCTTTACCTCTATTATGCTTGTAGTCATTTGTTCCCTTCCCTTTAGAAAAGCCAGATCAGGATACAAGAAAACCGTTTTATGGACAGGTATAAGTTTTACTTTGCTGATTCTGGGGACTATTCAGATCTACGGACCGTACTTACCGGATCTTCGTATTAGACATCAACTGGACAATCTGGGATGGATGCTGAACTGGGTTATCCTGTTTCTGCTTGTATCCAATTTTATTTTGGGCGCACGAAAATATTTTAAATATCTTCCATCGGAATTTGGTATGTTGCTTATGTTTCGCGGGATTGGGCTATGTATCGTGAGCCAACTGTTTTATATGTCCTCCTGGCAAATGAGTGATGTAAATCACCTTATGGGACTTTTGATGAATGCCGTGGCGTTTTATGATCTGCTAAGCGGCATGGTTCGACTAATGGTTCTAATTCCCTATCAGGAAAAGAAGGTGGCAGAATCTGAATTTAATTACATAGCCTATTATGATGATATCACAGGGCTACCGAATCGTCGGCGTCTTTCACAACGTTTGGAGCAAGCTCTGCGCAATCCATTAAAACCCGATGAGACGGTAGCTCTTTTAATATTGAATATTGACCGATTCAAAACCATTAACGATTCGTTGGGCCATATGGCAGGGAATTATTTGCTGTATGCGGTGGGAGAACGCTTGGAGCATTTTTGCCGTGAAGGCGAGGATGTTTTCAGTATGGGCAGAGATGAGTTTGCGTTTCTTCTCACAGGCTACCAGGATATAGATGCCATGAAAAATCGTATTGATGATATGGTAAAGTTATTTGAGCAGCCTTTTGATATTAATGGTGAGTACTACCATGTGATGGTGAGTATGGGGATAGCTTTATATCCTCTGGATGCCACTCAGGGTGAGCAGCTCATTCAGCATGCGGATACCGCTGTCCATAATGCCAAGGAGCAGGGAGTGAATATTCAGCGGTATACCAGTGTCATGCAGATGCGGGCGCAGGAAAGGCTCCAATTGGAAAATGATTTGCGGCGTGGGCTTGAAAATGAAGAATTTTCACTGGTGTATCAACCGCGTGTTCATTTGCAGAGTGGTGAATTGACGAGCCTGGAGGCACTGGTGCGTTGGAATCATCCTCATCGCGGAATGGTGATGCCAGGAGATTTTATTCCAGTAGCTGAAGAAAGTGGTCTGATCGTGCCTTTGGGAGAATGGGTGCTACGGGAAGCATGCTCACAAAACAAGCGTTGGCAGAGGGCTGGATACCAGCTGATCCCGATATCAGTGAACTTATCCATGCGCCAATTTCAGCAAAAAAAGCTGGTGGATGTGATTCGGGGGATTTTGGCCTGTACGGGACTGGAACCGTGCTATCTGGAGCTGGAGATTACAGAGAGTATGACTTTTGATAAGGATCGAGCCTTTGAGCAACTGAAAAAAATAAAAGCCATTGGCGTTGCAATCAGTATCGATGATTTTGGAACAGGCTATAGCTCGTTGCATTATTTGAAAAATCTTCCGATAGATCGTCTTAAAATTGACCGTTCCTTTGTCAATGAGGTGCTGGTGGACAGCAAAAATGCGGCTATTGTGTCGACCATTGCTTCCATGGCCCACCATTTGAAGCTGAAGGTTACGGCTGAAGGCGTGGAAAATGAGGGTCAGCTCCAATTTTTACAGGCTCAGGATTGTCATGAGGGTCAAGGCTATTATTTCAGTCGGCCTATTTCGGCGGAATCCTTTGAAAACTTGTTTTTGCGCAAACCTATGAATTGGCTGACTCAGGATGGGGTGTAG
- a CDS encoding site-specific integrase produces the protein MAWSEHLGGNKYKIVERDPSKASRPKRSVTVEMPGEITRSKSEKKKEAWLSLEEAKWSEQVISGKAVKQEDITLLNFIPKWEKGYAAGNMGEYTQNVNLYNLNKYVVPEFGHLKISKITTLQLVTFFGELKRENGKEFATNTKLNIYKAVKSVFDAAYEWELISKNPMDGVKRPRTSKKEKKAMRDVKKAFSSSETETILLALYDLPDRWRLYFTGSMLGGFRRGELLAIEWPDVDYDRGAIWIDKQITLNKEGQKVEGEVKTEESEGWVAMPKWYMDQLKLYEKEWKKEKFQCKDWAGGNKSYVFHGGKGIMYFPTTPTTTWRKFLLKKNIPHVKLHGLRHTAGMLLRESGADLKTMQERLRHTKIGTTADIYTHSSEMISRDAADRLEVFDPKKLRFAP, from the coding sequence ATGGCTTGGAGTGAACATTTAGGAGGCAATAAGTATAAGATTGTTGAGCGAGATCCGTCCAAAGCGTCCAGACCGAAAAGGTCTGTTACGGTAGAAATGCCTGGAGAAATTACACGTTCAAAGTCGGAGAAGAAAAAGGAAGCCTGGCTATCGCTTGAAGAAGCTAAATGGAGCGAACAAGTTATATCAGGAAAGGCAGTCAAACAGGAAGACATCACCCTTTTGAACTTCATACCAAAATGGGAGAAAGGGTATGCCGCTGGGAACATGGGCGAATATACTCAGAATGTTAACCTGTATAACCTGAACAAATATGTAGTTCCAGAGTTTGGCCACCTGAAAATCAGCAAAATAACAACTCTTCAACTCGTTACTTTTTTTGGAGAACTGAAACGCGAGAACGGAAAAGAATTTGCCACCAATACAAAATTGAATATCTACAAAGCTGTAAAGTCGGTATTTGATGCTGCATACGAATGGGAGCTGATTTCTAAAAATCCGATGGATGGGGTGAAACGGCCCCGAACCAGCAAGAAGGAAAAGAAGGCCATGCGCGATGTGAAGAAGGCATTCAGTAGTTCAGAGACGGAAACGATCCTGTTGGCTCTCTATGACCTTCCTGATAGATGGAGGTTATATTTCACCGGGTCTATGCTTGGAGGCTTTAGACGGGGCGAACTGTTGGCTATAGAATGGCCTGACGTTGACTATGATCGAGGAGCAATCTGGATCGATAAGCAAATCACTCTTAATAAAGAGGGGCAAAAGGTGGAAGGTGAAGTAAAGACAGAAGAATCTGAGGGCTGGGTAGCCATGCCGAAGTGGTACATGGATCAGCTTAAACTGTATGAAAAAGAATGGAAGAAAGAAAAATTCCAGTGTAAAGATTGGGCAGGCGGAAATAAATCATACGTATTCCATGGAGGGAAAGGAATTATGTACTTCCCTACAACGCCCACAACTACCTGGAGAAAGTTTCTCCTGAAAAAGAACATACCACACGTTAAGTTACATGGACTTCGCCACACGGCTGGTATGTTGCTTAGAGAGAGTGGCGCCGATTTAAAAACCATGCAAGAACGGTTAAGGCACACCAAGATCGGAACGACTGCGGATATCTACACTCATTCGTCTGAGATGATCTCCAGAGACGCCGCAGACCGTTTAGAAGTGTTTGATCCTAAAAAATTGAGATTTGCCCCATGA
- a CDS encoding ImmA/IrrE family metallo-endopeptidase, translated as MDEIVRDLIKRFKTNNPFEIAEQLSIHIRYCDLGNNTRGLYYRKLRRRFIVIHENLSEPWMRFVCAHELAHDRLHPGISRFFVDNKSFFNVGKFERQANQFAVKLLTDNATPGLGETKEQFLCRCSIPTQLHKYL; from the coding sequence ATGGATGAAATTGTTCGAGATCTAATCAAGCGGTTCAAGACTAATAATCCATTTGAAATTGCAGAGCAATTAAGCATCCACATTCGGTATTGCGATTTAGGTAACAATACTCGCGGACTGTATTATCGAAAATTACGACGAAGATTTATAGTTATTCATGAAAATCTAAGCGAACCATGGATGAGATTTGTTTGTGCCCATGAACTGGCCCATGATCGTCTTCATCCTGGAATCAGTAGATTCTTTGTTGACAACAAATCATTTTTCAATGTTGGGAAATTCGAGCGTCAAGCAAATCAATTCGCTGTTAAACTACTTACAGACAACGCCACGCCTGGACTAGGTGAGACTAAAGAACAGTTTCTGTGTCGTTGTTCTATCCCGACCCAATTACATAAGTACCTATAA
- a CDS encoding helix-turn-helix transcriptional regulator — MLFNRVKELSEKRGKNIKDVAKELGFSENAFYKWKSQSPKSETIEKVADYFNVSTDYLLGRTDEPNSIPNKVPEWASPKDIRDFKTMLEEDGPIMFDGVPISDEDKDKIKRVMEALFWEAKEMNKKTYGRKKKGE, encoded by the coding sequence ATGCTGTTTAACAGAGTTAAAGAATTGTCAGAAAAACGCGGCAAAAACATAAAGGACGTAGCTAAAGAGCTAGGGTTTAGTGAAAATGCCTTTTATAAATGGAAATCTCAAAGTCCTAAATCTGAAACAATAGAAAAAGTAGCCGATTACTTTAATGTATCCACGGATTATCTTCTAGGACGTACCGATGAACCCAACTCCATACCGAACAAAGTTCCTGAATGGGCTTCTCCTAAAGATATTCGAGATTTTAAAACGATGCTTGAAGAGGACGGGCCAATAATGTTTGATGGAGTACCAATCTCAGACGAAGACAAAGATAAGATCAAGCGAGTTATGGAAGCTCTCTTCTGGGAAGCGAAAGAAATGAACAAAAAAACATATGGCCGCAAAAAGAAAGGTGAATAG
- a CDS encoding helix-turn-helix transcriptional regulator: protein MPHYTEFGAEARKIMFQRNIKLKDIAGELGVSVTYVSEIFKGTREGKKQKPMIAKLLGMESEVTQ, encoded by the coding sequence ATGCCGCATTATACAGAGTTTGGAGCCGAAGCGCGGAAGATCATGTTTCAACGAAACATTAAGTTGAAGGATATCGCTGGCGAGCTTGGTGTTTCAGTTACGTACGTATCTGAGATTTTCAAAGGTACGCGTGAAGGAAAGAAACAGAAGCCCATGATCGCTAAGCTGTTGGGTATGGAGAGCGAGGTGACTCAATGA
- a CDS encoding Rha family transcriptional regulator — protein MSKLVLNPDCGLYERKGRAYCSSRQMAEEFERRHDHVLRMIDDLTAPTSGVSAEFITLNFEASKYKDASGKQNREILMTKDGFVLVSMEIKGAKARKFKEAYIRRFNQMESFIKSLQAAKLEHPAFTDAIMNAHEEPKHYHFSNEADMINRVVLGMSAKQFREANGITKGESIRRYLTTEQIQAVETLQRVDIGLIVAIPDFQQRKEILTGYYEKIKLKKIA, from the coding sequence ATGAGCAAGCTTGTCCTGAATCCTGATTGTGGCCTTTATGAACGCAAAGGCAGAGCGTATTGCAGTAGTCGTCAGATGGCTGAAGAATTTGAACGTCGCCACGACCATGTGCTTCGGATGATTGATGATTTGACTGCCCCCACAAGTGGGGTGAGTGCTGAATTCATCACCCTCAATTTTGAGGCGAGTAAGTACAAAGATGCTTCTGGTAAGCAAAACAGAGAAATTCTGATGACCAAAGATGGTTTTGTTCTTGTGTCGATGGAGATTAAAGGCGCAAAGGCTCGAAAATTCAAAGAAGCCTACATTCGACGATTCAATCAAATGGAATCATTTATCAAATCATTGCAGGCGGCGAAGCTCGAACACCCAGCTTTTACGGACGCTATCATGAATGCCCATGAAGAGCCAAAGCATTACCATTTCAGCAATGAGGCTGACATGATCAACCGAGTTGTACTCGGTATGAGCGCAAAGCAGTTCCGAGAAGCAAACGGCATTACAAAAGGCGAGTCAATCAGACGTTACCTCACGACCGAGCAGATACAGGCTGTCGAAACGCTCCAGCGGGTAGATATTGGATTGATCGTTGCGATACCTGACTTTCAGCAACGCAAAGAGATCCTTACTGGCTATTACGAAAAGATCAAGCTTAAGAAAATTGCTTAG
- a CDS encoding helix-turn-helix domain-containing protein has translation MPSTAGFIEALRVEIKQELRDEILAELKPDIERLLYANVFDFAEACRYLKVSDSTLRRMVKDGEIPFIRNRTLIHFRQIALDKWLEDKEQCTGML, from the coding sequence ATGCCATCAACAGCAGGATTTATCGAAGCGCTTCGGGTGGAAATCAAACAGGAACTGAGAGATGAGATCCTGGCGGAGCTTAAACCGGACATCGAACGCCTCTTATACGCAAATGTATTTGATTTTGCTGAGGCGTGCAGGTATCTAAAAGTTTCGGATTCGACGTTACGGCGCATGGTCAAAGACGGCGAGATTCCTTTCATTCGAAACCGAACGTTAATTCACTTTCGCCAGATTGCACTAGATAAATGGTTGGAAGATAAGGAACAGTGTACTGGAATGTTGTAA
- a CDS encoding AbrB/MazE/SpoVT family DNA-binding domain-containing protein: protein MKNTGIVRNLDSLGRIVIPMELRKTLKMDEHQPIEIFVNDSQIILQKYAPGCSLCGFTDRKLVQLYPDKLVCIGCVDLITSNQDHFHNSALPATDFGL from the coding sequence ATGAAAAATACAGGAATAGTTCGTAACCTTGATTCGCTCGGTCGTATTGTGATCCCTATGGAGCTGCGTAAGACGCTGAAAATGGACGAGCATCAGCCTATCGAAATCTTTGTGAATGATTCTCAAATCATTCTTCAAAAGTATGCCCCTGGTTGTTCTCTCTGTGGCTTTACAGATAGAAAGCTTGTCCAACTCTATCCGGACAAGCTGGTATGTATCGGTTGTGTGGATCTTATCACGAGTAATCAGGACCACTTCCATAACTCTGCTTTGCCAGCAACAGATTTCGGACTTTAA
- a CDS encoding sigma-70 family RNA polymerase sigma factor — translation MTSNYNPHLGERDAVIQKNMGLVYSIANKFRSSVNQSIGFDDLVSEGTMGLLKAFESYNPSKVEGGIKFSTYAYRLIKWSIMQFIRNKGSCVKVPPSILNTISALNKLNLVDTSLELISEQTGCTIAHANRVTQHVNSFGVTSLDQPIGDSDESTSRIDMLASEADFTTVNVEEFINSFDSREQLLIRRRMDGATLQTIATEIGISKPYASQLMTRIGERLKKYMEKGEGVAVSRNDVRLSILDGVEWFSNIATSSPSIGINSAGFSINGPAAKVMGLSAGDYVQVGFNDKKALLIFKKAKSGILLSKTVGKSGSISVNRKRLGFWLESKDIVHKRYEPQVVEGEGIYYIQLERTKK, via the coding sequence ATGACGTCCAACTATAACCCCCACCTGGGGGAACGGGATGCGGTCATTCAGAAGAATATGGGGCTAGTTTATTCTATCGCTAATAAATTCAGATCGAGTGTAAATCAGAGTATTGGCTTTGATGATTTGGTTTCTGAGGGCACAATGGGGCTGCTTAAAGCTTTTGAATCTTATAATCCCTCTAAGGTAGAGGGAGGAATTAAATTTTCTACGTATGCTTACCGCCTGATTAAATGGAGTATTATGCAGTTCATTCGCAATAAAGGAAGCTGCGTTAAGGTTCCTCCTTCTATTCTAAATACGATTAGCGCGTTGAACAAATTGAACCTTGTTGATACTTCCCTAGAACTAATATCTGAGCAGACTGGTTGCACGATAGCACACGCCAATAGGGTAACTCAACATGTCAATAGCTTCGGTGTGACTTCCTTGGATCAGCCTATAGGTGATAGTGATGAATCGACTTCACGAATTGATATGTTGGCAAGCGAAGCCGACTTTACCACTGTAAATGTGGAAGAATTCATTAATTCATTTGATAGTCGTGAACAGCTTTTAATTCGTCGGCGCATGGATGGCGCGACACTTCAAACCATCGCTACTGAAATTGGTATATCGAAACCCTATGCTTCTCAGCTCATGACTCGGATCGGTGAGCGTTTAAAAAAATACATGGAAAAGGGTGAGGGTGTGGCTGTATCAAGAAATGATGTTCGTCTGTCCATATTGGATGGTGTTGAGTGGTTCAGCAATATAGCTACCAGTAGTCCTTCTATTGGGATTAATAGTGCTGGTTTTTCAATAAATGGTCCCGCAGCAAAGGTGATGGGACTTTCTGCCGGAGATTATGTGCAGGTCGGTTTCAATGATAAAAAGGCTCTTCTCATTTTTAAGAAAGCAAAGTCGGGTATTCTGCTCTCCAAGACCGTTGGGAAAAGCGGCAGCATTAGTGTAAATCGTAAGCGCTTGGGATTTTGGTTAGAAAGTAAAGACATTGTTCACAAGCGATACGAGCCGCAAGTAGTTGAAGGTGAAGGGATCTATTACATCCAACTGGAACGGACCAAAAAATGA